The Zygosaccharomyces rouxii strain CBS732 chromosome A complete sequence genome window below encodes:
- the SAM50 gene encoding SAM complex subunit SAM50 (similar to uniprot|P53969 Saccharomyces cerevisiae YNL026W SAM50 Essential component of the Sorting and Assembly Machinery (SAM complex) of the mitochondrial outer membrane the authentic non-tagged protein was localized to the mitochondria), which translates to MDQFDTNLSERLIEQSRSNSTSQDEQLEKAVKLQNYYGQLLHEKSSELVAVNGVIVNNSESIRPQVLQRYLDATILQAKTVGQLVESADILDMKLVQHGLVENAQQTLGSRGTLQLPLIKYHFASQIYDSANIPETVSVIDVISQLQLFPLRKFMARTGTNIGNGEGDGYLQFQLRNMFGGGEQLRFDVTKGTKTFSSYLINYAQPLNPWWVWDSLFFKNCKQMGNRNSIETLLRGFRTCLRSGFYGDSVLNHEFFCDVALRNNKMNSLDTCDTLLYQAGDDVKKSLGHIMIWDRRDNPVSASRGSLFRWYNELSLGKFWKSQIELSKAQSWFRDDWLTVNGTLKTGYIHNFHPTSQSLNICDKFQNGGGNDVRSFQYMGLGPKDIYDSIGGDAFVSYGVSVFTRLPFHKISHSNFRLHWFLNGGKLINHNNSSLQDVIKNLSTQHSTSIGFGLVLKHPVARFELNFALPVTCHTGDCIRKGFQYGIGLSFL; encoded by the coding sequence ATGGATCAGTTCGATACTAATCTCAGTGAGAGATTGATTGAACAATCAAGATCAAATTCCACTTCACAAGATGAGCAATTAGAAAAGGCTGTTAAATTGCAAAATTATTACGGTCAACTGTTACATGAAAAATCGTCTGAACTGGTGGCAGTCAACGGTGTGATTGTTAATAATTCAGAATCAATACGACCTCAGGTTCTACAGAGGTATCTAGATGCTACAATCTTACAGGCCAAGACCGTAGGTCAATTGGTCGAATCGGCAGATATACTCGATatgaaattggttcaaCATGGATTGGTAGAGAATGCTCAACAAACATTAGGATCAAGAGGTACGCTGCAATTACCGCTAATCAAATACCATTTTGCCAGCCAAATCTATGACTCCGCCAATATTCCTGAAACTGTATCAGTCATCGATGTGATATCACAGCTACAGTTATTTCCCTTGAGAAAGTTTATGGCTAGGACTGGTACTAAtattggtaatggtgaaggtgatggATACTTGCAATTCCAACTACGCAATATgtttggtggtggtgagCAATTGAGATTTGATGTGACAAAGGGTACCAAGACTTTCAGTTCTTATTTGATCAATTACGCTCAACCTTTGAACCCATGGTGGGTTTGGGATTCATTGTTCTTCAAGAATTGTAAACAGATGGGGAATAGAAACTCTATCGAAACTTTATTGAGAGGATTCCGTACGTGTTTAAGAAGTGGATTTTATGGTGATAGTGTCCTTAATCATGAATTCTTTTGCGATGTTGCATTgagaaataataaaatgaaTTCCCTAGATACTTGTGATACTCTGCTATACCAAGCTGGTGATGATGTTAAGAAGTCATTAGGGCATATCATGATTTGGGATAGACGAGATAACCCAGTAAGTGCGTCTAGGGGGAGTCTTTTTAGATGGTATAACGAATTGTCATTGggaaaattttggaaatctCAGATAGAACTCTCTAAGGCACAGAGTTGGTTTCGAGACGATTGGCTGACCGTTAATGGAACTTTGAAGACTGGATACATCCATAATTTTCACCCAACGTCACAATCTCTAAACATCTGcgataaatttcaaaatggtggtggtaacgATGTCCGTAGTTTCCAATACATGGGATTGGGACCCAAGGATATTTATGATTccattggtggtgatgcATTTGTGTCGTACGGTGTAAGCGTTTTCACAAGATTACCATTCCATAAGATTTCCCACTCCAACTTTAGGTTGCATTGGTTTTTGAACGGTGGTAAATTGATCAACCATAACAATTCGAGTTTACAAGATGTGATTAAAAACCTTTCTACCCAACACTCAACTTCGATTGGATTTGGTCTTGTACTAAAGCACCCAGTGGCTCGTTTTGAGCTAAATTTTGCACTACCAGTGACTTGCCATACAGGAGATTGCATTAGGAAAGGTTTCCAATATGGTATTGGTCTATCATTTTTGTAA
- the CAB2 gene encoding phosphopantothenate--cysteine ligase CAB2 (highly similar to uniprot|P40506 Saccharomyces cerevisiae YIL083C Homolog to human PPCS) — protein sequence MVPRSPSKSQIHTSITEVSHAIDRSINEAAFPIAQTSDEDRYFLTNPKPPYLEDLIKDAKEFIGLQRSLNRDKIVLVTSGGTTVPLENNTVRFIDNFSAGTRGASSAEQFLANGYSVIFLHREFSLAPFNRLFTHNMEAQFLDYIDTNGNIKPEFRDTVLRNKRLYDKYMVEDKKLLLLPFTTVNQYLWSLKSVAKLLNFSGGLFYLAAAVSDFFVPYSRLPEHKIQSRDKGGDSEAESNSTTTSDGKLIVNLDPVPKFLRRLVESWAKQAMIVSFKLETDESILIHKSTQALDRYNHQLVIGNLLQTRNKQVVFVDQKNREGTWIKLDGSHKSIEEMIIPEVVKHHDRWILTQEN from the coding sequence ATGGTTCCACGCTCTCCTAGTAAATCGCAAATTCATACCTCTATTACAGAGGTATCTCATGCAATTGATCGATCAATTAATGAAGCTGCATTCCCCATAGCGCAGACGAGTGATGAAGATCGCTATTTCCTTACAAATCCTAAACCACCATATTTAGAAGATCTAATCAAAGATGCAAAGGAATTTATTGGCTTACAGCGATCACTAAACAGAGATAAAATCGTTTTAGTAACATCGGGAGGTACAACGGTTCCCCTAGAAAATAATACAGTTAGATTTattgacaatttttctgCTGGTACAAGAGGTGCATCAAGTGCAGAACAATTTTTAGCTAATGGATACAGCGTAATTTTCCTTCACAGAGAGTTTTCGTTAGCACCTTTTAACAGACTTTTTACACATAATATGGAGGCCCAATTTCTGGACTATATTGATACTAATGGTAATATTAAACCAGAATTTAGAGATACTGTTCTTCGTAATAAACGTCTTTATGACAAGTACATGGTggaagataaaaaattattattacttcCGTTTACAACAGTCAATCAATATCTTTGGTCTCTAAAGAGCGTTGCAAAATTATTAAATTTTAGTGGTGGTCTTTTCTATTTGGCAGCCGCTGTAAGTGatttttttgttccttATTCTAGATTGCCTGAGCATAAGATTCAATCTAGGGATAAGGGTGGTGATAGCGAAGCTGAATCGAATTCCACAACAACttctgatggtaaattaatTGTTAATTTAGATCCTGTTCCTAAATTTTTAAGAAGGTTAGTCGAATCGTGGGCTAAACAAGCCATGATTGTATCCTTCAAATTAGAGACAGACGAAAGTATTTTAATTCACAAATCTACGCAGGCATTGGACAGATATAATcaccaattggtaattGGTAATTTATTACAAACCAGGAATAAACAAGTGGTATTTGTGGATCAAAAAAATAGAGAAGGTACATGGATTAAACTCGATGGCAGTCATAAATCTATTGAAGAGATGATTATTCCAGAAGTCGTAAAACATCATGACCGCTGGATTCTGACTCAAGAGAATTAA
- the PUB1 gene encoding Pub1p (similar to uniprot|P32588 Saccharomyces cerevisiae YNL016W PUB1 Poly(A) RNA-binding protein abundant mRNP-component protein hypothesized to bind a pool of non-translatable mRNAs not reported to associate with polyribosomes) has protein sequence MMSEEQGPVIGVNASVPVQEEPTVSPSPERSDSEERETTPVVPANATKGGRETSDRVLYVGNLDKSITEEVLRQYFQVGGQISNVKVMIDKNNARANYAFVEYFKSHDANIALQTLNGKQIENNVVRINWAFQSQQALPDENTYNLFVGDLSVDVDDETLCNAFRSFPSFIQGHVMWDMQTGGSRGYGFVSFGDQEQAQLAMDSMQSQELNGRPLRINWASKRENHHNGNRRGGLAGNRNGGMRLFPNNNNGFGRGMPMPPPNSMGIPLGGTLPPNAQPMGAPPSGPAPTVPPPVNPQAVEAMIRRAPPRVTTSYIGNIPHFATDSDLIPLLQNFGFILDFKHYPEKGCCFVKYDTHEQAAVCIVALANFFFQGRNLRTGWGKERTTFVPMAQPQQPMMMADQSQQPIEH, from the coding sequence ATGATGTCAGAAGAACAAGGTCCAGTAATTGGTGTTAATGCCAGTGTTCCTGTTCAAGAGGAACCTACAGTTTCTCCATCACCCGAAAGATCGGACAGTGAAGAAAGGGAAACTACCCCAGTTGTACCTGCCAATGCTACTAAAGGTGGTAGAGAAACATCTGATAGAGTCTTGTATGTTGgtaatttggataaatcgATTACTGAAGAAGTTCTAAGACAGTACTTTCAAGTTGGGGGTCAAATCTCCAATGTTAAGGTTATGATTGACAAGAATAATGCTCGTGCCAATTATGCATTTGTTGAATACTTCAAATCACATGACGCTAATATCGCACTACAGACTTTAAATGGTAAGCAGATTGAGAATAATGTCGTAAGAATCAATTGGGCTTTCCAAAGTCAACAGGCTTTACCTGATGAAAACACTTACAATCTCTTCGTTGGTGACTTAAGTGTTGACGTCGATGATGAAACTTTGTGCAATGCGTTTAGGAGTTTCCCCAGTTTTATTCAAGGCCACGTTATGTGGGATATGCAAACCGGTGGTTCTAGAGGTTATGGATTTGTTTCATTTGGTGATCAAGAACAAGCTCAATTGGCAATGGACTCAATGCAATCTCAAGAGTTAAACGGTAGACCATTGAGAATCAATTGGGCATCTAAACGTGAAAACCATCACAATGGCAACCGTCGTGGTGGTCTTGCTGGTAACCGTAACGGAGGCATGCGTCTATTCCctaataataacaatggCTTTGGTAGAGGTATGCCTATGccaccaccaaattctATGGGTATCCCACTTGGGGGCacattaccaccaaatgcTCAACCAATGGGTGCACCACCATCTGGTCCTGCCCCAACGGTTCCACCTCCTGTGAACCCACAAGCTGTGGAAGCTATGATTAGAAGAGCTCCACCAAGAGTTACTACCTCTTACATTGGTAACATTCCACATTTTGCTACAGACAGTGATTTAATTCCacttttgcaaaatttcGGTTTCATCTTGGACTTCAAACATTATCCAGAGAAGGGTTGTTGCTTTGTGAAATACGATACTCATGAGCAAGCTGCAGTTTGTATTGTAGCTTTagccaatttcttctttcaagGACGTAATTTGAGAACTGGCTGGGGTAAAGAAAGAACTACATTTGTACCAATGGCACAACCACAGCAACCAATGATGATGGCAGATCAATCTCAACAACCTATTGAGCATTAG
- the UBP1 gene encoding ubiquitin-specific protease UBP1 (similar to uniprot|P25037 Saccharomyces cerevisiae YDL122W UBP1 Ubiquitin-specific protease that removes ubiquitin from ubiquitinated proteins cleaves at the C terminus of ubiquitin fusions irrespective of their size capable of cleaving polyubiquitin chains): MSFVLGPIVQKISSFISNNNNKTSIPIALGIVILSTAFLFLKSKKHNSNVGDIARGMTSKSGFRRWMPRSGQMENEVLKRGGNIGGLVNDGNTCFMNCVLQSMASSKELLKFLDEEIACKAKLDEDQSNGDDVNNEKPHNTSKQQQKREEEAKSEGETVPDVTFSAALKELLDKLNAKYYRDRPYFKANKLLKSMSKAPNKNILLGYDQEDAQEFFQTMLSELEKNAKSLDNTTIDKHAILEKDLPETAVIGQARLDHVGAVYIPTEQVTPNLIPPGSKEKYFTKFKLITPLDGILAERIGCLQCGETGGIRYSVSSGLSLNLPSDNMGSSLKLSDLLKDYIKPEIIEGVECNRCALIAVRDHLKEQLQQYEDKKANAIPAKLCQAFQSRIQELEKVLSKPVIDDEEYKKLHTENMVRKSSKSKQVLISRPPPLLAIHINRSVFDPRTFMIRKNNARVLFKSRLNLSPWCCDIDEINMDARMPMSQKEEVIMDSSEDENVGGEFYTKLHQKYEREFEDSDEDSDQPIGSSDDKLVSNYDPLGGDGNSLSSYSDEEESNESDYIEKTDALGNTIREPRARANDKVEVAVRENASGASSSEEEEEPEDKNQEMDGDDEDERASAPQNTESEGEDEGEATNGPLPSKFSVPATPLTYSLRSVVVHYGTHNYGHYIAFRRYRGYWWRISDETVYIVDETEVLSTPGVFMLFYEYDYDESTGQTKQEDWQLEEEYNPEKIEIAGEPESLS, encoded by the coding sequence ATGAGTTTTGTTTTGGGACCTATAGTACAAAAAATCTCCTCATTCATTTcaaacaacaataataagaCTAGCATCCCAATCGCATTAGGTATAGTAATTCTATCGACtgcatttttatttctaAAGAGTAAGAAACATAATTCTAACGTAGGTGATATTGCAAGAGGAATGACATCAAAAAGTGGATTTAGACGTTGGATGCCTCGTTCTGGtcaaatggaaaatgaagttttgaaaagaggtGGTAACATCGGTGGGTTGGTAAATGATGGTAACACCTGTTTTATGAATTGTGTTTTACAATCGATGGCATCTTCTAAAGAActtctgaaatttttagatgaagaaattgcatgCAAAGCaaaattggatgaagatcAATCAAACGGAGATGATGttaataatgaaaaacCTCATAATACAtcaaaacaacaacagaaGCGAGAGGAAGAGGCAAAGAGTGAAGGTGAAACCGTTCCAGATGTTACATTTAGCGCTGCCCTTAAGGAGTTGTTAGATAAATTGAACGCCAAGTATTACCGTGACAGACCTTATTTTAAAGCCAACAAACTCTTGAAATCGATGTCTAAAGCGCCtaataaaaatattttattaGGTTATGATCAGGAAGATGCACAAGAGTTTTTCCAAACCATGCTTTCAGAGCTGGagaaaaatgcaaaatcCTTGGATAACACTACTATAGATAAACATGCAATCCTTGAAAAGGATTTACCAGAAACCGCTGTCATAGGTCAAGCACGTCTAGACCATGTGGGTGCCGTCTATATTCCAACCGAACAAGTGACTCCCAATTTGATCCCACCCGGTAGTAAAGAAAAGTATTTTACCAAGTTTAAATTGATTACACCATTGGATGGTATTCTTGcagaaagaattggttgtTTACAGTGTGGTGAAACCGGTGGTATTCGTTACTCAGTATCATCTGGATTAAGTTTAAACTTACCAAGTGATAATATGGGATCATCGTTAAAATTATCTGATCTTTTAAAGGATTACATTAAACCCGAAATTATTGAAGGTGTAGAATGTAATCGTTGTGCATTGATTGCCGTTCGTGACCATTTAAAGGAACAATTACAGCAATATGAAGATAAAAAGGCTAATGCAATACCTGCTAAACTATGTCAGGCATTCCAGTCCagaattcaagaattggaaaaagttTTGAGTAAGCCAGttattgatgatgaagaatataAAAAGCTTCACACGGAAAACATGGTCCGTAAATCTTCTAAGTCCAAACAAGTGCTGATATCAAGACCACCACCTTTACTGGCGATTCACATCAATAGGTCCGTCTTTGACCCTCGAACTTTCATGATCAGAAAAAATAATGCTCGTGTTCTTTTCAAGTCAAGATTGAACCTATCACCATGGTGCTGTGATATCGATGAGATTAATATGGATGCACGTATGCCTATGTctcaaaaagaagaagttattATGGATTCAAgcgaagatgaaaatgttggtggtgaattttACACTAAATTACATCAAAAATACGAAAGAGAATTTGAGGATAGCGATGAAGATTCCGATCAACCCATTGGTAGCAGTGATGATAAACTTGTTAGCAACTATGATCCATTGggtggtgatggtaacTCGCTATCATCGTACtcagatgaagaagagagtAACGAATCTGATTACATCGAAAAGACTGATGCACTCGGTAATACAATTAGAGAACCTAGGGCAAGAGCTAATGATAAAGTGGAAGTTGCAGTCCGTGAAAATGCTTCAGGtgcttcttcatctgaagaagaagaagaacctGAAGATAAAAATCAAGAGATggatggtgatgatgaagatgagagaGCATCAGCGCCACAAAACACTGAAAGTGAAGGcgaagatgaaggtgaagctACCAATGGCCCACTACCATCTAAATTTTCTGTACCAGCTACTCCCTTAACATACTCGCTACGTTCTGTAGTGGTTCATTACGGTACACATAATTACGGTCATTACATTGCCTTTAGAAGATACAGAGGTTACTGGTGGAGAATCAGTGATGAGACCGTTTATATCGTTGATGAAACTGAAGTATTGTCCACACCGGGTGTCTTTATGTTGTTTTACGAATACGATTACGATGAGAGCACTGGTCAAACAAAGCAAGAAGATTGGCAacttgaagaagaatacaATCCtgaaaaaatagaaattgCTGGAGAGCCTGAAAGCTTATCATGA
- the EXP1 gene encoding Exp1p (weakly similar to uniprot|Q07541 Saccharomyces cerevisiae YDL121C Hypothetical ORF), with product MDFYFYLLFFIFVIIFALLLPTLSGVGGFKIGQKNSRTSNDHRLKFKLSSEKDIGKSSSHGFEIDSKTGLKKRVIGNYSEDPNHYDYDLDELISADDDENDQRPKAHV from the coding sequence ATGGATTTTTATTTCTACctgttgttcttcatctttgtCATAATTTTTGCCCTCTTGCTGCCAACACTTTCAGGTGTTGGTGGGTTTAAGATTGGTCAAAAGAACTCAAGGACTAGTAATGACCATAGGTTGAAATTCAAGCTTTCTAGTGAAAAAGATATTGGCAAATCCAGTTCTCACGGATTTGAAATAGATTCTAAGACTGGTCTCAAGAAGAGGGTTATTGGTAATTACAGTGAAGACCCCAACCATTACGACTACGATTTGGACGAACTGATCAGTgcagatgatgatgaaaatgatcaaCGCCCAAAGGCCCATGTATGA
- the YFH1 gene encoding ferroxidase (similar to uniprot|Q07540 Saccharomyces cerevisiae YDL120W YFH1 Yeast Frataxin Homologue mitochondrial protein that regulates mitochondrial iron accumulation), which yields MIRSTFVRASRLGRTCTAASAIRRASLLPIRKWNYPHPQLHAQRFYAESFTLGDEIPPEVTNLSFQTYHEQADTFLESLSDQLEALSQKYPESVPDVELTQGVMQLELGGIGSYVINKQPPNKQIWLASPVSGPNRFDFYKNEWISLRDGSKLLDILNEEINQAVTEENVTLTPSD from the coding sequence ATGATTCGTTCAACATTTGTTAGAGCTTCAAGACTCGGTAGAACTTGTACTGCTGCATCAGCAATCCGTAGAGCATCATTACTGCCTATTCGCAAATGGAATTACCCACACCCACAACTGCATGCTCAAAGATTCTACGCAGAATCGTTCACCTTAGGTGATGAAATACCACCAGAAGTGACTAATTTATCTTTTCAAACGTACCATGAGCAAGCCGATACGTTTTTAGAATCGCTCTCAGATCAATTAGAAGCCCTGAGCCAGAAGTACCCGGAAAGTGTGCCTGACGTTGAATTGACCCAAGGTGTCATGCAATTGGAACTAGGCGGAATCGGTAGCTATGTCATAAACAAGCAGCCTCCAAATAAGCAAATATGGCTGGCATCGCCAGTTTCAGGCCCTAATCGTTTTGATTTCTACAAGAACGAATGGATCTCACTGAGAGATGGGTCTAAACTACTCGATATATTGAATGAAGAGATTAATCAAGCGGTTACAGAGGAGAATGTAACTTTAACTCCCAGTGACTAA
- the AMS1 gene encoding alpha-mannosidase (similar to uniprot|P22855 Saccharomyces cerevisiae YGL156W AMS1 vacuolar alpha mannosidase), with protein MPLKQINHDPQFKPVKSIYENRLRQFIDTGGYKDLNLPKFYDKQRIHQDGEYVKIWYYQIPWEKGFDPTAPSVRPSWKSIIDADKNGEIKWKNTAENQPFGPSWTTTWFKVNLSIPQDWLDSGDQLTFEFNCDNEGIVIDPETLVPYTAFSGNERKEYHLPRNGDGKYFFYIECGNNGMFGVGSGGTNNAPDPNRYFHLKTADIVWPDWDARALYFDFWELSDAARELPDDSWQRNRARQIGNEVMNLFDPNDRSSVVRCREFLKKEYYDKYNDSDKVYGKGDSSLLPNVYAIGNCHIDTAWLWPWAETHRKIVRSWSSQTTLMDKYPEYQFVASQAQQFKWLKDEHPEFFYGSLVPKVEQGQFYAVGGSWVENDTNIPQGESLCRQFLLGQRFFMKHFGAKSTVFWLPDTFGYSSQIPQICRTSGIERFLTQKLAWNNIDNFPHSTFNWVGIDGSQVLTHMPPGNTYTSDANFGDVLRTAKQNKTQEFYEPGLMLYGKGDGGGGPTKEQLEKMRRIRSLYNRNGNVIPKLQLGLSIDQFYDNILERTHQGDDLPAWVGELYLEFHRGTYTTQARMKQLMRSSEIKLHDLEWIATKTSLLYPGKYKYPASKINDLWENVLLCQFHDVLPGSCIELVYKYEARPMLENVLKEADKLLQGAQTVLIDNAVKSKDQVSVGTLAWCKEDLKADASDFIPATCTVEDDYFVLNNGELTVKISKHSGVITSIVNEKTKTEYIDNKHGRNKLGANQFVLFDDEPTSFPAWDTELYSVNKYKYLTKVEKIEVVSSTASAVTVEVVVPVRQDCKLKTQITLKGKEAGVTDESKVDIHTKVENWNAFYQFLKVEFPVNIINDFASYETQFGITKRPTHYNTSWDTAKFEVCHHKFADYSEYTKGVSILNDCKYGFSTHGNLMRLSLLRSAKAPDANADMGNHEFSYAIYPHRGPLSHKTVKLGLEFNYHYKFDLSSEAAKAFDQFITLGGDPNVVLSNIKRGEDDKSIDSQYALDPQDKTTVVVRLYESLGGESLATLTTSLPIKEVHKIDSLETKSLEKLHFHTNKNDAKLQDIPITLRPFEIGTYKLVL; from the coding sequence ATGCCCTTAAAACAGATTAATCACGACCCCCAGTTTAAACCAGTTAAAAGTATCTATGAAAATCGTCTTAGACAGTTCATTGATACTGGCGGCTACAAGGACTTGAACCTACCTAAATTCTACGATAAGCAAAGAATTCACCAGGATGGCGAATATGTTAAAATTTGGTACTACCAAATTCCCTGGGAAAAGGGTTTTGACCCAACTGCTCCAAGTGTGAGGCCAAGTTGGAAAAGTATTATTGATGCTGATAAGAACGGGGAgatcaaatggaaaaataCGGCTGAGAACCAACCATTTGGTCCTTCTTGGACGACAACCTGGTTTAAGGTCAATTTGAGTATTCCTCAAGATTGGTTAGATTCTGGTGATCAGTTGACATTTGAATTTAACTGTGATAATGAAGGTATTGTTATCGATCCTGAGACTTTAGTCCCCTATACCGCATTTTCTGGTAACGAGAGAAAGGAGTATCACTTGCCTCGTAATGGTGACGGTaaatatttcttttatATTGAATGTGGTAACAATGGTATGTTCGGTGTTGGTTCAGGTGGCACGAATAATGCGCCAGACCCCAATAGATATTTCCATTTGAAAACCGCCGATATCGTTTGGCCAGACTGGGATGCAAGAGCTCtttattttgatttttgGGAATTAAGTGATGCTGCTCGAGAATTACCGGATGATTCTTGGCAAAGGAACAGGGCAAGAcaaattggtaatgaagTTATGAATTTGTTTGACCCCAACGATAGATCGTCGGTGGTTAGATGTCGtgaattcttgaaaaaagagTATTACGACAAATATAATGACAGTGACAAAGTTTACGGCAAGGGGGATTCATCACTTTTGCCTAATGTTTATGCGATAGGTAATTGTCACATTGATACGGCCTGGTTATGGCCATGGGCGGAAACACATAGGAAGATCGTTAGATCCTGGTCATCCCAAACCACTTTGATGGACAAGTATCCGGAGTATCAGTTTGTCGCCTCCCAAGCTCAACAGTTTAAGTGGTTAAAGGATGAACATCCTGAATTTTTCTACGGTAGTTTGGTTCCCAAGGTGGAGCAGGGTCAATTTTATGCTGTCGGCGGTTCCTGGGTGGAAAATGATACCAATATTCCTCAAGGTGAATCGCTATGTAgacaatttcttttggGCCAAAGGTTTTTCATGAAGCATTTTGGTGCTAAATCAACCGTTTTCTGGTTACCTGATACTTTTGGTTATTCTTCACAGATTCCACAAATTTGTCGTACCTCTGGTATTGAAAGATTCCTAACGCAGAAGTTAGCTTGGAATAATATTGATAACTTCCCCCACTCTACCTTTAACTGGGTTGGTATTGATGGCTCACAAGTGTTGACACACATGCCTCCCGGTAACACATATACCTCTGACGCTAATTTTGGTGATGTCTTACGTACCGCCAAGCAAAACAAGACTCAGGAATTTTACGAACCAGGGTTGATGCTTTACGGTAAAggtgatggtggtggtggccCCACAAAGGAACAATTGGAGAAAATGAGACGTATCAGATCGTTGTACAACCGCAATGGTAATGTGATCCCCAAATTACAACTGGGTCtctcaattgatcaattttaCGATAACATTTTGGAAAGGACCCATCAAGGTGATGATTTACCTGCGTGGGTTGGTGAGTTGTATTTGGAATTCCATAGGGGTACTTATACCACACAGGCTAGAATGAAACAGTTGATGAGATCTTCAGAAATTAAACTACACGATTTGGAATGGATAGCTACCAAGACTTCTTTGTTATACCCTGGTAAATATAAGTATCCGGCTTCCAAGATTAATGACTTATGGGAAAACGTATTATTATGTCAATTTCATGATGTTTTACCTGGTTCTTGTATTGAACTAGTTTACAAGTATGAAGCTAGACCTATGTTGGAGAATGTTCTAAAAGAAGCCGATAAATTGTTACAAGGCGCTCAGACGGTTTTGATCGATAATGCTGTCAAGAGTAAAGATCAAGTGTCGGTTGGTACTCTTGCTTGGTGCaaggaagatttgaaagcaGATGCATCTGATTTTATCCCAGCCACTTGTACAGTGGAAGATGATTACTTTGTTCTAAACAACGGTGAGTTGACAGTTAAGATCAGTAAGCACAGTGGTGTGATCACTAGTATTGTTAATGAAAAGACAAAGACTGAATACATTGACAACAAGCATGGTAGAAACAAGCTAGGAGCTAATCAATTTGTGTTGTTCGATGATGAACCTACATCTTTCCCCGCTTGGGATACTGAATTGTACTCTGTGAACAAGTACAAATACTTGACCAAAGTTGAGAAGATCGAGGTGGTGTCGTCTACAGCTTCTGCTGTTACGGTGGAGGTTGTTGTGCCTGTAAGGCAGGATTGTAAATTGAAAACACAGATTACGTTGAAGGGTAAGGAAGCAGGTGTCACCGATGAGAGTAAAGTGGATATTCACActaaagtggaaaattgGAATGCCTTCTACCAATTCTTAAAAGTGGAGTTCCCTGtcaacatcatcaatgATTTCGCCTCTTACGAGACCCAATTCGGAATTACTAAGAGGCCTACTCATTACAACACGAGTTGGGATACAGCCAAATTTGAAGTGTGTCACCACAAGTTTGCCGATTACTCTGAATACACGAAGGGTGTTTCTATTCTCAACGACTGTAAATATGGGTTCTCTACTCATGGTAATTTGATGAGACTCTCACTTTTGAGGTCAGCAAAGGCGCCTGATGCTAATGCTGATATGGGTAACCATGAATTCTCATATGCTATTTATCCTCATAGAGGCCCTCTATCCCACAAGACCGTGAAGTTAGGATTAGAATTCAACTATCACTACAAATTTGATTTATCTTCTGAAGCCGCTAAGGCCTTTGACCAATTTATCACTCTCGGCGGTGATCCTAACGTGGTTTTGTCTAACATTAAGAGAGGTGAAGATGACAAGTCTATTGATTCTCAATATGCTCTTGACCCACAAGACAAGACAACTGTTGTCGTGAGGTTGTATGAATCCTTGGGTGGTGAATCTTTAGCAACATTGACTACTTCACTGCCTATTAAGGAAGTACACAAGATCGACAGCTTGGAAACAAAAAGTCTCGAGAAGTTGCACTTCCATActaataaaaatgatgcTAAATTGCAGGATATTCCAATTACTTTGAGACCATTCGAGATTGGTACTTATAAGCTGGTTCTTTGA